CACAGAGGGGagaaaaaactaattttataatttcttctacattttcacctcagaaacaaATGGAATTCATTTCAAAAGCCCTGTAATCTAGAGTGTATCAGTGATCGCCACTAGTGTAGTCTTCATATTTATTATTTGAAGGGTGACTTATCTGTGTAAAGTTTAAATTAGACTTTCTAAAGATCAAATAAGTAATTACAGagctgatatatacagtatatatcactcCACTGCAGTATGTAATGCAAGTGATCCAGTACAGCAGTATGAGGAACGCAATTAGCATAGTCAATCATTTAGTAACCCATACCATCAATGAATAATGTGTGAATGTGAAAAGGTTAGTTTGAGTGTAGTGTGCAGGGGGAACTCAACTGACATTTCTAGCAAAAGTAATGACTTCATAGGTATTAATATTCGATAGAAATTAAAGTTAAACTGGGTATTGAAGAGCATTTCTACCATTTTTCATAACATACAGATAggtgcacaaaataaaaagggctGTTAAAAGACAAACAGATCAGGCTTATCATATTCACCATTACTGCTATTATTACAACTTCCAAGCTAATGCCATTATCAAAGATCATAAATCTTACATTGATTAGTTTGAAAACATGTATACCTGCGATTCAAAATAGTGAAATGTAAACAACTgtagaaaaatacagaaagatgAATGAATACATTAAATTGGTGAAAGCAATTATTTAGCATAAAGTCAAAGCATAGGAGCTGTTAGAATCCTAAGGTGAAGCATAGCCTCAGTCAACACAAAGTGAAGTAATTGCAAATCAAAGAGCAGAAATTGAAGAAACACAATTGCAGAGTTTTTAGTGCTGCAAATTGCCTGAGATTTTCTAGATATCTGGTGGCAGAACCGAGGTTCGAGCAAAGCCAAAGAGCAGCACCAGAGGCAGAAAAGTAGACAAAAGGAACTACAACGGGATCAACAGAAGATGGGCGAAGGGGACAATGGAGGTTTGGAGACGAAATACCGGAATGAATCtaggagaaagaaaataataaagggAACCTTATGTAAGGACAAAGGACGAAAATTGTATCTGAGTCAAAGAAATAGgtgaaaagagcacacaagAGGGGCTGCACGGCAGTGTGAATACAAGGTGGTGATACAGGAAAGCCAGCTTGGAGAGAGCTGTTGGTCGACTCATCTAGGAAAATCGGTAACAGTGGAGAATATGATGTTATAAATGGCGCCTCCTGCTGATGTTCTGATGATAAGTGGACAGCGGCATGTTAAGGAAGGAAAGTCGATGATAAAGGGTTGGGTGAAGGATAACACCAGACTCTTGGCAGAGAAATTGGTTGGAGTCAAAAGAAAGAGATCAGAATACAGGGGAACAACACAGAGAAGGTCAGATGTCAAAAGGTGGAGTCTGAGGTGACGTGCTGGCATCTGAGAGGAGATTGCAAACAGGCAATTAGATACCTAAAAGAAATGTCAGTGTTATAAAATGGGTTGGAAGGGAAGAtctgaatataaaaataataataatagattttAAGAAAAGCCATGGTACAAAATAACTGCACCCGGGCTATGGGTATAGAGCAGGGATCACTAAATCTGCTCATGGAGAGCTTCAGTCCAGCAGTTTTTGTAGGTCAGCATTAATTCTCCAATTTATACAGTTGCAGAGCTATTGAAAAGGCATCGTAAACAATAATGGGTCTACATGGGAACTCTACATAATAATAAGTGTAAATGCTGATGTTCTAACAGAAAgcagcatattttaaaatggaatctTTTTCCTGATCTTTTGTAAATCACTGCTTGAAGACATGCATGGTCTCTCATAACCAACATAATGCTGTTACCAGTTACCAGAGTATGAAGTGAGAGGGAGAAATAAACACTGGAGTTCTTATGCTGAAAACGACAAGACAAGACACAGCCTAGGAGTTTTCTGAatgcctaataataataataataataataataataataataataataataataataataatatgtgtAAAATTAATCAAAGACTCTTTTATGAAAGGTTGATTGTACATAATATTAGATTTTAgagtgtatttttatacaacCACTAGCAGGGGAACACTAGCAGTGGCCTCTGCAGACAGCTAGGAGTGTTTGAACAGGATTTCACAAGGGTTTTAGTTATTGTCAGATCATTCTCATCCTATTCTTCTAACAAAACTGGGTATCTTTGGTCATGAGGGTAAGGAAGCCAGTGGACAGTGGGGTCACATGTTTTCCCTTAGGAAGACAGGTTAAAAGAGCTTGAGGGTCTAACAGAGGTGATTATAAAGGGACTTCACAAAAGTACTCAAAATCCTGAGtgctactaataataatttaaaagactGCTTCAGGACTGGCACTAAAATAAGGAACTAGGGACACACGTGGAAATTATAAGTGGTGCAGGTATGAGTGGAAAAAGAAAGATTCAAACCACTGCACTCACAGCACATCTCTCTGGAGTATGCTGAAGAGAACTGTGTGTGTGgtatttagtatttttataTAACACCTGTTTTAAAAATGGCTTATTTCAGAGTGTGGTCACCAATGAGTTACGATGATGGATTTGGTCTCTTCAAGAAGTCTAGCTTTCACCCATTGTGTATTTCTTATGGTTTGCAGTGGAAATGAGGGAGAGATATGGGTAGAGAGAATCTGAGCTCTTCCCTTATTCAGTTAACAGCCCTGATTTACATGCCTTCCTTACCTTGCATGATATAAAATTATGAACATGAGTGAATAAGGAAAACAACAAGGACATTTAGGATCCTCCAAGGTCTGAATACTATAGCCACTGAATAAACTGACTGGAACTGTTCAAACACTCTAATAGATAATCATTTGTAATAATTTGTGTTGGTAACATTGGTAGGTATTAGAAATTAACTCAAAGACTGGTAAGAAATGCTACTGTGAACAATTGCAATCTACTTGGGATCCATGAATGGTAATCAATCACCACAATTAAAATGGGCTTAATATATATGGGTaagaaatgatttattttaggaCAGTTTGaattagtattttttatttagaaaagtgTTAGGTGATCTAGGTGATGATCATTGCAGCTGTCTTTGATAAATTTATAAGACTCCAGATTGAAGTATTAAATATTGcagcaaatatatttttacatgaaATTCAGCTGATTAACAACCTGCAAATGTACTTTTCTTCCATGGAAATGCTTGACTTCAACTCCAAAGGCTATGTTGTTGGTATTTTTCCACCTGCCATATTCTGTACATTCTGTACAGTACTTGGCTTCATGTAatattcatttctttcagcGTCTAAAGAAATCCCTTCTTGGCAACATTGTCTAGACACTTATGAACCTGAAGATCACTATGGAATAATGGGTGCCAAACACGCTTGCATCACTGTGGCAAACCATCATGAGCTCTCCTGTAAAGTAAGAATGTTCACAGAGGTGaacaggaactacagtatgttgggaaattaatattttaatacattcttGTCATATCATTGACCCTGTATTCAAACATTTCTGGAACACCTTATCCCACTACACAGCTCTGTATTTCCTATTTTCTGTTAATACCCCACAGTTAAATGACAAGCACACTGCTCAAACATAGGCACCATTCAGCAAGATTTCCAAGATGCAATGACATACCTGAGAGGCATAGCTACTATATCCAATAAAAAAGAAGTTCTTTTATGTTGTATATATGGTATTATGAAGGAATAATTTGTTTCAAGACAGATCAGACCATTTGTCTTCAGCCTACAAAACAAATGTGACAAATGGTCAATGGAAAGGAATGAATGTCTCAGAAAGAAGTGTTGCTTCATAAATGTTCAATAGCATTCGCCTTTGGATTTGAAAACACACAATATCCAAACTTttgtctgcaaaaaaaaacgaattatgtaaacaataaactggacaatgttttatttgtgaccaaataaacacaaattaaacttACAGTTACAACttgttcatatatacagtacattaaacagGTCTCAATATACAAAAACAATTATCTTTCaagtacaatttaaaaacattatactTAATCCCTTGATTCAAATATTCAGAGTCGGTAAACGTCCCATTATAATGATTTACTTAGAGTCAAATTATAGTtctgatatttatatataaagaaatataaaattgaTATTAGCTGTTGCTCAACccaatgtttctttttctcaaaTAACACCCATAAATGATTTACAGGTAGGTTGTAAAAGAGCATTCCAGAATGATAACAAATTCATATACCAGTAAATTGGATTAGCAAGCAAAATAGTTTCAGCAGTTATAAGCAAGAATCTACGCTACCTACATTTCAGCAATTAAGTGGTGTACAAACCACTGGACACTGATcagtttcttctgggtgcttcAAAGGGAACTTCAGCAGCacaattcacatactgtagttcatctTGGAAAACTCAGAATGCTAAAAACGTAATTCGTAACAAATAATGCTACAGTAAAGAGTGGGTGTCTTAttcctgtcttaaaaaaagtaattctaatgtttgatcattttaaatgatCCTGTACTATAACAGCATAATTGTTTGCTTTCAGATGTAGTAAAGACACTTATGACAAAGTCTCCAGACCAACAAGGTGCAGAATAAAAATgcaactggaaaataattctAACACGCATTCTGTTGATCATGGATGTCTGTGAGCTCCATTGATTCAGTTAAAGGTCTACAAGGAAAAGTACAAATTGAAATCAAGACACAAAGAAGGAAATGTAATTGTGCTGTTCCCAGTTCTCTCCCCCTCCAGGAGAAGGCCATAGAAACTTGATTATTTTACGTATTTATTTGATACTACATACAAAATCAGTTAATTTATACCACATaccacttttcattttaattttaatcggACACAAGTTGGACTCACTTTAAATGCAAGATTTCTTTCAGTTTCCCAACATTCTCAAGTATTACAGGGGCTGTTAGAGGGGGAGCTAGCTTTTGGGGGGATTTTACTTTCACTTCTGATTTTATTGTACCCAATagcatgtttgtttgtttttttctgtcatacATTACTTGAGTAGAAATATGACTCTGCATTCAGTTTATTATGGAGGCATACATTGTCCATATAGCAACTGGAATTCTTAACcaatttcaaaagtaaaatgattttcaaaatcaaaatacatttgatttCAGTTCCCAATCAAATGGAGTTACTTTTGAATACTTACAAGAAGTGTCATGCATCTTTTGGGTGGTTTGTTTTATACAGAATAAGTAAAACAAGATGTCTAATGCtgcttaaaatgtattgttgcaAAGGCCTTTTAGCTTAATGAAGTAGAAAATGCTACTAGACTCCTAATTGATTACAAGCAATCcacaaacattttaattctgCTGTATTCAGTTACAGTTACTAGAAGTAATAAGCAGTATGGTGCACCTTTGTAAGTTGTATTATGTTTCATAAAAATGTTGTGAACTACAAGATCCTGTTAATATTCTCTATTACTAGAATAATAcaacatttatatattattaataataaaatatattggtAGTAGTGTTTAAATATGAGATATAGGctattattaacaatatataaaccttaataatacaaataaaattattaaactaCAAATCCCAGTATATACTATAAGACTATATTATAAAGCAGCACTATGTCAAAAGTGTAATATAACAGCAATTTATTTATaacagcaatttaaaaaaaaacattagttatTGCTCAGAATTAAGATATTCATAGAATGTTTGTAATCAATTGATCCCATCATAAGTGTTACTGGAGCAATCaactgtttcatttttcattggaTGCAGTTGGTATAGTTTGCTCAGTGTAGTAAATGGTTAACAATATAAAGGCTCAATGGAAGACCCAAACATACTTGGTCCAGAATTAAGCCAAATAAGGCACCAAATGATAATTAAATAGATAGAGAAAAGCTGATGCTTCACACAACACACAGTATGTTCATTGATGCAAACAGAATGAGAGAATAATATACAGTTTGTTTCTAATTATAAAAGGCTTCAATAAAAAATCCAGGTTTATTAATatactttgaaatatttgtaaatattaaatgtgtGTAATGTATTGCCATTTCAAGCATTGAAAAAAGAGAGATTTTCTGATATCCTTGCAGCTTCCGGTGTTGTTTAAAATGGGCATGTATATGAGTGATTTCTTGTGAACTGTTAGAGAGCATTGACCCTCTTGtctctatactgtataactatatACCCATCTTTAAGGGAATGCTATCTAAAACTCAGGGACTTCAGCAGAATATCGTGTGTATAATGGTGAACAAAAAATACTACAAGCACAACAttcagtatttaaataaaatgtggaaTTCTTTACAATCTTACATGTGTACAGTCTTCTTAGAGAGTTTGGTCCATTGTGCCAAAACTATAAAATCTTCAGCAGCAGAAAAGCTCTTTCAACCACGCAAGCATGTTCTACTCTGTCTTTTCCACTTTGCCATCTTTAGACTGGGTTTCTGTTGTTTTCCGCAAAGGAATTTTTTCAGAGTTGGTATTAATCTGATTGGAGTCCGGTGAAGCACCGTTTTTGTTTGTAGAGTGTTTCTCTAGGTAGTTTAGCATTTCACTTAAAACAGTTTGAAAGGTGCTGAGAGCAGCGCAGATAGCTGGGGTTCCAAATCCATGTGTGAttaggctgaaaagagaaaatgttacaaatgttaCGGAAAATGTCATGATTCCACGGATAATTACATGTGTGCAAAATAACGCAAATAATTCCCATTAAACTACAAATTATGCAATCTGTGAAAATTGctttgttttgacattttgtgaAGAATCTATCATAAATCCATGCTTTTCAATACCAAAAACTCATAAAATGAATACTTTCGTAATAATGTGCTCTCGCTCTTTCTGTGTTTGCATGTGATCTAAATCAGACGTATGTTGAGAGTGTGTGCTTGATAGTATCAGCATTCTTGCTCTAAGGGACTGCAGCCTGGCTGTGTAAAAGTGTTATCTGATTACTGTTATTAAAAGGTTTCCTGTATGCTTAGTAGGAAAATACACTATGGTTTTAAAAGTTGTTATGCACAGACTCCGTTCCTCTGTCCATTATTGCATTCCATGGGTAGTGTGAGCTAAAACAATATTTCCTATGGATACTTGTGCTGTCTATGGACAGATTGATGTACAGACTTTCCTCCTGAAAAAGTATTGTACTGTACCCCCTCAAAAAGATCCTTTCATTTTCCGATCAACTACTGTGATCATCTGGTGATTCAAGCCACACTAATTATAGGTACACTCTCTGTGGCACTGCCCAACAGGTAACCAAAAATGACCCCATGGAACATGAACGGATTGTCTTTTACTTTTGAAATTGCCCCAGGAAACATTTCATACAGCTCCCTTATACAGACTTCACATGAAGAATGAACTGCAACCCTAAAGATCAGGTCTTATGGTTTCCACACAATGTACAGGCATGTCACCACCCATGATTTGTGCCAGTACATATATTGAAGAAGAACAAGTATCCTGGTAGATAAGATTCTGAAATACAACTTGACTGAAATACACCTTTAACCCGATAAGTCCTGGAATGATGTCCCcttgaaacattttgtaatatccctggaagtttatacacTAAAAGTCTGTTATGGCTTCAATTGCAGATAAAAGAATGGGAATTGAACTCAAGTCTGCAAACTGGGAAAGCAGATTACAAAAGGAATTAATGTATTCCAGAATTTGATTGGGACTAAATGGACAAAAACATATGATGATGCATGAACTTGTGTGATAAAATGGTGGACATGATGTTTTGATCAATCTAGATTAGATCACGTGTTTTTCAATCTTTTTCAAAGTCTCTCTGCATGTAAAAATGTGTATGCATTATGTTTTTACATAGAAGAAGGTACACTAGTTGCAGAAAGGTTAACGCAATCTAGATGCTATAATATAGTGAACAGTTTTGTGGTGTGCCAGTTCCAAAGAGTATGAGGAGAGGCCAcgatttaataaataatgatcTAGAGAATGTGTATTCATGGTTGATAGTATTTATTATGTTAAACATAATTTGTGCTGTTAGCCTTCCTTAGTTGCTCAATTACAATATCCAGGTATTACCTACAATTATGACCACTAGTCACTTGTATGTAGTTTACCTATAGAAAACTACAATCCCTGAAAGACCTTACCTGAAGTGTGTTAGGTGTCTCTGAATATCTAGGTCAAGGATGGGGGTAGGTCTCGAGGATCCAAGCGGAGATCTGTCTTGGCTTAATAAATCTTGGAATTCCTTGCAAATCTgtctgaaattaaaacatttcgcatttttttcctttgcaccAGCAGTTGCAGttgaacatttactgtattcagtacggtaaaatgtgggggaaaaaacagtgtttttctGATTGATGCCAAAATTTTAAACCAAACAGGCTTCACCGTTCTATTTATTTACCTTATCTATGTTTCTGGGGGTAAGGTAAATCAGCTTGTGCTTACTTTGTGGCTAGTATCATTTTCTtccgagctgtctgctctttctGTTCGATGTGTTGTCTGGCTAGATGCTCCCCCACAGCTTTTGTCGGAAACTCCGTTTCACAGGTGTAACCGAAGTCCCGGGCCAAGTGAAGAGCTTCACCTTGAAAATGAAACTCGatatgtgattttgttttcgaaacatgttaaaaaaatacaagtatTAAGAGTTAAAATACAATCAAGACGTTAAAGAAAGAGAGTGTTTAGTCCCAGACAACGTCTCATACACACCGGACAACTGAAAGGAGAAAATGAGCAATTAGAAAGATAAGCAGAATTAACTAAATACTTACCTTCTACTAGAGACGTCAAAAGAGTTACATTTGCCGCTTTTCTTCTTCCGGCAGGTAAATTTAGCCCAAGTCTGTCCAGTTTTTCTCTTAAGCAGCGACCTCCATTTTTGGATTTTGCTCTATTCAAAACCAtaaacaaaacaagacaattaATTGAATTTTCTTCCACCgttcaataaaatgttgttttgcatTGTGAACCACTAATTTTTAACTAAACTAAACATAGATCATATGTAGGTTATAGGTTCGTTGTTCTCATTAAAATATACCCTTAAAGAATTTTAATTATGATAGCATTAAGTATTTTTGTTATGTAATGTTATGTAATGATGtgacttgaaaaaaatatacgTTTTCATTCCAGATAAACAGGTtacaattttgaaataaaatatgctTTAGCTATTTTTACCGAGTTTTAGTTGTATTTGTCATGGATGTCCTCCGTTTTAGAACTCATTAGTTCCTAACTGGTAACGCACTAGGCTAAAACATAAGACCACGTATAGGTCTgtaacgtttcggctgtggagccttcttcaggtgtgtcaatatgttttcagcatggaataaacctatacttgTTTCTTGCAGCTTACGTATCCTGACGTAGCTACTTACAGTACTTGTACTAATACAAAAGACTATCaatgttattattatcattatgatTATCAACATTTGTACAACACGAATAATTTGAAATTACGTTCATAAATGCGCTTGTTACCTTCTTAAGATGCCCCCCAGTAGAGACGCGTTGAGGCATTCTGGTGGGGAGAGGCGTCTTTTAACTTCTGCAATTGTTACTTTATATTTTGAAGTTGAGCTGAGCAGCGAAAGCCGCCCTGGCACGGAGCAGAACAAATCTGTTGGATTAACAACACATGTACCCCCTGCAACAAAAACAGACCCATCGAAAACAAATAAGCAAACTTCATTTACAATGTACCACTATATCACAATCAGATAACAGCAGTGTACTACATGACGTAGTACGTTTTGGacaggcatttttttttcccagaaaagCCGACTTCAATCATAATAATATATTGTACAAAGGGAGTTAAAGTAAAAGAAACCTAACTAAAAATAGTAGGTGACAGGTTAGCATGCAGCATGCGGCCTAAAGGTGCCCGTTTAACAGGTTATCAGTCCTCAGCAAATTTGTGTGTAGGCTACGGCGTATGACAGAAAATGGGAATGCCTAACATGACAACAATTCTTAAATCATTTCAACACGCGTTGTAGTATAAGGTTCTCTCGTGAGAGAGGTTCGCATTGCAACTTAGATGTTCTCCACCAATGCAAAGTGTGAGCACTACAGCTGATCGGGGCAAGCTAACTCTCAAGGACTGAAGTTAGATTCACTGAAAATTAGGCAATAGAAAAAGTACAATTGAGGTTAATGTGATACTTAATTTGAGCGTAATCGAAGCTGAGCCCTAAAAGAAGGCATTTAAATCAAATAAGATCTGACAATGTTTCTGGCTATGCATTAATGCCTCTGCCTTGGAATGTCAGTCACCTCTAAGCGATTTGACAAACCCAAGATCTCTTAAAGCATGCAGAGTTCAGATCATATTAATTCcccaaaaatgttttgattcaAAGTAGTTTGTATTTTATGTTGCCAAGGGCAATTGAAAAAGAGCTATTGCTGGTAGTCTGGTCCTCTTTTCATGGCCCAGAGGCTATAGCAGTATTTAAGCTGCTGAAATTTGCCTGGGGCAGCGAGGCTGAATGATCACAAAGCGAATCAAGTGCTTTTTTAGGAGTTTGCCACGAAGATTTacagaaggaagaaaaaaaagacacggGCCAAATGtcattatattgttttttacatgtttaaGGTGAGCCCACCACACAATTATAATACATATAACATGCTAACTTAATTACCCAAATATAAATAAACTGAGCACATATCACAGCAAGTGTGGGGTAATACATGAAAGAATAGGCATAAGCCTGATCAAATTCTTAAAACCTAAGAGGGATTTCTaatgattaaaaacacagaCGACTTCTCTAAATAGGAGCCTCGTTTCTTGAgtgatttcttttgaaaaagggTATCTGAATATTCAACGAAGGCAAAGCTCCAGTCTGTATGAACAACATTAATATGATCTCTGCTGAATTTGGGACTGAGAAACATTAACATATCAAAGCAGGTGCCCGAGGCTAGAGAAGCTATCGATACAGGAGCACTAGGTAAAGCAAAGATTATTGGTTCTGATGGTTAGAATAGTGGAGCTTCGGGCTAAATCCTGCACACCATTAACTGGAAGTGATAGCACTGGGATCCCGGCACCAGCCCAAAAGAAAGCACAACACCTAGACAGAGTTAATTAAAAATTGAGAACCCAGGATATatcctttgttttttattaatgtaaaaCTGTGTATAAACTTTATAATATACCCAAGGTTGTAAAGAGAGATTTTAATCATTGCTCTCAGTTTTCGGTTCGCTATAGTGGGCGATTTGTAAAAATATCTATcgaattttttaaataaggcaAAAAGGGATACAATCTGTGATTGATCCCCTAGTGAAAACCTACCATTACTTTTCAGTTAGGTCTACACACTCAAAAAAAATGCGCTAAAATCAATCATTTATATTAAACAAGTAAGGCACGCCTTTTCcagttaaattaataaaaaaaaacagttctgaaaataaatcgttattattattttactataTAGGTAGTataataatattacaatattattacTGTTGATACTTTTTGAAAAGGAATCGTGTTTTCAACAGTTTGTCATTCATCTTTTTGATTGCTTAACAGATGAAGAATGTCACCGTTTATCATTAGtcacacaaaaataattacataataTATAAGGTCATATTGATGTAGTTTTAAGTAATATTCTAGACAAATtcgtttaaaaacaaaatatggggAAGATGAGTGTATAGTTTTACACGCTACTGAACTAATTAAATTAGATGAATTAATAAAGCTTTAATATGTGACTATTTGTAGGGACGTTTCTAAATGTAGTGAGACTAAAAGTCGTATTTTCCCGGATCCGCGCTTCTCCCAACAGCTCTGGGAGCTTTTAAACAAGGATTTTTTGTATACAGTGCAATAATAAGACTTTTCTTTGTACTGTCGggtttatttttagattttatacAAATTCCTCGTATCTCTCTAACTAGCTAATCATAatcatgattatttttttaatgttttatcatCATTTTAATATCGTTTTAGTTTAATGGTGTTTAGAAAACACCAAACATTTCTATACTCAacagtacatatttttattttcattttccagtttcttatacagtaagtattgctattatttatttgatttcttAGAGTTATATTCGAGATATATTAGTAATGTGTTTTGGTTTATGAAATGCGCAGTTTTATCTCCCCGCAATTGTCTGCTTCGATTAATTAACCAAAGTAGGTTTAAGTCTGAAATGCTTTTTATGAAAACTAAAAGTCGGCAAAGTTTGAACTGAATTTTGGCATTCTAACACAAAATCGTCTCGCTGGCACAATCCGGTTTTTCGTTGTGTCACAACAACAATTATGAAATTAAACTTGGGCTTCCAAATGTTtgaaagagaatgaaaaaacaaccccagctttcagaaagaaaagtctTACCTCTTCGAATTACTCCGCCTTGGCCATTTAAGACTAATCCACACTGGGTTTCCACTGAccccttggaaaaaaa
This genomic window from Lepisosteus oculatus isolate fLepOcu1 chromosome 2, fLepOcu1.hap2, whole genome shotgun sequence contains:
- the tfap2d gene encoding transcription factor AP-2-delta isoform X1 yields the protein MSTTFPGLVHDAEIRHDGSNSYRLMQLGCLESVANSSVAYSSSSPLTYSTTGTEFASPYFSTNHQYTPLHHQSFHYEFQHSHPAVNPDAYSLNSLHHSQQYYQQIHHGEPADFINLHNARALKSSCLDEQRRELGCLDAYRRHDLSLMSHGSQYGMHPDQRLLPGSSLGLPPPGADDLQGSVETQCGLVLNGQGGVIRRGGTCVVNPTDLFCSVPGRLSLLSSTSKYKVTIAEVKRRLSPPECLNASLLGGILRRAKSKNGGRCLREKLDRLGLNLPAGRRKAANVTLLTSLVEGEALHLARDFGYTCETEFPTKAVGEHLARQHIEQKEQTARKKMILATKQICKEFQDLLSQDRSPLGSSRPTPILDLDIQRHLTHFSLITHGFGTPAICAALSTFQTVLSEMLNYLEKHSTNKNGASPDSNQINTNSEKIPLRKTTETQSKDGKVEKTE
- the tfap2d gene encoding transcription factor AP-2-delta isoform X2; its protein translation is MQLGCLESVANSSVAYSSSSPLTYSTTGTEFASPYFSTNHQYTPLHHQSFHYEFQHSHPAVNPDAYSLNSLHHSQQYYQQIHHGEPADFINLHNARALKSSCLDEQRRELGCLDAYRRHDLSLMSHGSQYGMHPDQRLLPGSSLGLPPPGADDLQGSVETQCGLVLNGQGGVIRRGGTCVVNPTDLFCSVPGRLSLLSSTSKYKVTIAEVKRRLSPPECLNASLLGGILRRAKSKNGGRCLREKLDRLGLNLPAGRRKAANVTLLTSLVEGEALHLARDFGYTCETEFPTKAVGEHLARQHIEQKEQTARKKMILATKQICKEFQDLLSQDRSPLGSSRPTPILDLDIQRHLTHFSLITHGFGTPAICAALSTFQTVLSEMLNYLEKHSTNKNGASPDSNQINTNSEKIPLRKTTETQSKDGKVEKTE